A genomic segment from Ciona intestinalis chromosome 10, KH, whole genome shotgun sequence encodes:
- the LOC100183322 gene encoding B-cell CLL/lymphoma 9 protein isoform X3, whose product MEVNHIKSSTSPIMGISGNMQTTAKIKGNISSSPVPINYNNCSPHGAIGNNGCRSSSPYTETRGSKPEDSNKTQASGVNSTAVTPAAAQGTPVSATLTASMRPSIGGVTPTKRQNLKITIHPNQSGDSRNPSGVAGSNETKGVAVQARREGPPTNHLTGEKIQRAGKISRSNRANSLGGVNCSARRHTPVETGQLDSHPAKEGSNRVPSLTKVNDKLSQRQSPRTPVDYSASDRDSPFNSYSSPSSNENPHMVTSARAKAKGNFTQDLPTTTTVSHPHRMSRTSSSNSVSDLSMCSEVTDENGHAESSTTTTVSSLSSEISSSGVQYMTRTETSEGTTMNNELRIENELIDSPYDDDTAIVNAINDFTEASGDSLKTRDGIIDSKSREERLQNDKVGLSLDDVDNFRFPDATTVAGDIGPDALNLSAEDIQQTLNSVSAETNLNLGISQGDSAISSTFGDTSMLNNGIPYGTSNVSGDFQPTDISAVLSPSLTTVSIPTSSTASIVTTVVSSLNDVLSTSQTASSTMVSSSVTSSSFSSEGYHSNSSSIFQHQSTNSSTSVSFSPSGPNTAVGRSHLQEILGETDTNRLKNMARPIDSTQYHATTSTSFSSNIIQNNNTNPYVSRSSSLSDVPHPELGPGTPLPNLPPTHHHRFTPPGNSNFQRAMHQRMPNPPHHGFPPGAGPHGPMPHGFELMNQYHEHGGPRPGVHFEPGMHPGGGYNVPSSPQSMPGSQPWQRQGSMGGMMSPHTPMSAGPMGEGNKSPRGPGNFNSFPPKSGNPICGLQSTVNSIPDTFASGPLGSMTKNNNNNMGPPHGGPGIPTPMGMGDFGGTPPPMSCRNSMLPPPSPSILDKRSMSAEGSIVGNPPSRSKANKRERGQSADSKDGDKRGKESGPKPKRRKSKSKDESKKNQPDSKARSSSVSDVQNSNPYLYIFNSEMANNAANMVTQQKVPSIISYHHSFQGNCRLLPSKNTPSGFNLRSPHPTTTTTANGGVIKTEPKSSFRSPLPMSGSPMVSNQRPPKSDSAGLLSPLNNRNQKAEETKDTQPTAAVKQESEAAQEVTNQQSPNSQVKNEGGDKNLSDEQIRHRMKSLNRIQNLKSMLLPDAERRDSAGEQAHVPSSAEGPSWATQAPGAVRGNYAMTRHLEKAYNEEKRRTRMIHSHPDNMPGDLPHDPPPPYNPGGPQQRWMAPGHPIREPGMPPNHEMVNPRFPPHMGLRTPVRIPHDRLPPGMHQRMRYMVPSGGPGGRMPIYTNQPSGMVGPPNPSSQRLPGPHNLSNEAYPFSAQLKKQAARNCSGGMRGPQPGFDIPNPGDPTIGGRLSSPEWSQYPNAGIPHGPRLSHMGENVSPPHGHMEPGMMMTGPGPLPSQPMEPGIDSRLSHIDSPMSMRMNNPSMCLPYNFTGKGPGPLPNYPETSIPNIGPNNLGPAFPSPDMQPPGGHMSIAQDISNPSSRMMDTMARRGEPRPPDLIINPIRSPLPYQQAGRHPAPSPSMVPNPAMGGGPQFIQGDMTPGMLPQASPHHSLPRSPTMMNSPGMMKSPMTGGIPNQGPYMGMGPQVPMQQMTMERGMMQGGPPSSVHGVPPQDWNSIPPSSLPPQHPPSSITIASSNHGVGSSALTVMINHMNTIQMPTHCPLYQDAVKDTSSPPPLSHMNGGPMMSQEPPPLSHNPNSMEPTMPLNHGGNGMMVRGMVHQGMPGGPPSYDPGMQGPRTSGPRMLGPMDAFPGEYTRSPSQPGMPMSPSMQGPPQGMMQSGMMEMHGPPSGYMMHGMMGGGGQPPNHHGNGQGLPPMSGKQFPPFDLTGIIPTEKPSQTLNYFPGGGNSAQENQMEMPNNPQMLLRIHLLIHIHISGTQT is encoded by the exons CAAGTGGAGTGAACAGCACTGCAGTTACTCCTGCTGCTGCACAAGGTACACCTGTTTCTGCCaccttgacagcgagcatgaggccTTCTATTGGAGGTGTGACTCCGACGAAACGACAAAACTTGAAGATCACGATTCACCCGAATCAAAGTGGGGATTCGAG GAACCCCAGTGGAGTAGCTGGTTCAAATGAAACCAAAGGAGTAGCTGTGCAAGCCCGTCGTGAAGGACCACCTACCAACCATCTTACTGGTGAAAAAATACAGCGCGCCGGAAAAATCAGTCGCAGTAACCGAGCCAACTCTCTGGGTGGTGTTAACTGCTCTGCAAGGAGGCATACACCGGTGGAGACTGGACAGTTGGACAGCCACCCTGCTAAAGAAGGCAGTAACAGAGTGCCAAGCCTTACTAAGGTGAATGATAAACTGTCGCAACGACAGAGCCCAAGAACTCCTGTTGATTACAGCGCAAGTGACAGAGACTCACCGTTTAATTCATACTCCTCCCCATCCTCAAATGAGAATCCTCATATGGTAACCTCCGCGAGAGCAAAAGCGAAGGGAAATTTCACCCAAGACCTTCCCACCACAACGACTGTATCCCACCCTCACAGAATGAGCAGAACGTCGTCAAGTAACAGTGTTTCGGACCTCAGTATGTGCAGCGAAGTGACGGACGAAAACGGTCACGCTGAGTCCTCCACCACCACCACTGTATCTTCCCTATCAAGTGAAATCAGCTCCAGTGGTGTACAGTATATGACCAGAACTGAAACCAGTGAAGGCACCACTATGAACAACGAGCTACGCATTGAAAACGAGTTGATAGACTCGCCGTACGACGATGACACTGCGATTGTTAACGCAATTAACGATTTCACCGAAGCCAGTGGTGACTCGCTAAAAACTAGGGACGGAATAATCGATTCCAAATCTCGGGAAGAAAGATTGCAAAACGATAAAGTTGGACTCAGTTTAGATGACGTGGATAACTTCCGCTTTCCTGATGCAACCACAGTAGCCGGCGATATCGGTCCAGACGCCCTGAACCTTTCAGCGGAAGACATCCAGCAGACTCTAAACTCAGTTTCAGCGGAAACGAACTTAAACCTTGGCATCTCGCAAGGTGATTCTGCCATCTCGTCCACGTTTGGGGATACCTCCATGTTGAATAATGGAATACCTTACGGGACATCAAACGTTAGCGGTGACTTCCAACCCACGGACATTAGTGCTGTTCTATCACCCTCGCTAACCACTGTATCGATACCTACCTCATCTACTGCAAGTATCGTCACAACAGTGGTCTCTTCATTAAACGATGTCCTCAGCACCTCTCAAACTGCTTCTTCCACAATG GTTTCATCAAGTGTTACATCATCATCATTTTCAAGTGAGGGTTACCATAGCAACAGCAGCTCAATATTCCAACACCAATCCACAAATTCATCCACCTCCGTATCGTTCTCACCCTCTGGTCCCAACACTGCAGTAGGAAGGTCACATCTTCAAGAGATACTTGGTGAAACCGACACAAACAG GTTGAAGAACATGGCACGTCCAATTGATTCAACCCAGTATCACGCCACTACATCTACCTCATTCAGTTCCAACATCATCCAAAATAACAACACCAATCCCTACGTCTCTCGTTCGTCATCGTTATCCGATGTCCCACACCCAGAGTTGGGGCCAGGAACCCCGTTACCCAATTTACCCCCTACCCACCATCACCGTTTCACCCCTCCTGGAAACTCAAACTTTCAGCGAGCCATGCACCAACGGATGCCGAACCCCCCACACCACGGCTTCCCCCCAGGTGCTGGGCCACATGGCCCCATGCCGCACGGCTTCGAGCTCATGAACCAGTACCATGAACACGGGGGTCCACGGCCTGGGGTTCATTTTGAGCCCGGCATGCACCCCGGTGGAGGTTACAATGTCCCTTCGTCACCCCAAAGCATGCCTGGTTCTCAGCCATGGCAGCGGCAAGGGTCAATGGGTGGTATGATGTCGCCCCACACTCCTATGTCAGCAGGGCCCATGGGTGAAGGTAACAAAAGCCCCAGGGGACCAGGTAACTTCAACAGTTTTCCCCCAAAATCCGGCAACCCCATTTGTGGCTTACAAAGCACGGTCAATTCTATACCGGACACCTTTGCGAGTGGACCCCTTGGTTCTATgaccaaaaacaacaacaataacatggGTCCGCCCCATGGGGGTCCAGGTATTCCTACTCCGATGGGCATGGGTGACTTTGGGGGCACACCCCCACCCATGAGTTGCCGAAACAGCATGCTCCCGCCCCCTTCTCCATCAATCCTGGACAAAAGATCAATGAGTGCAGAAGGTAGCATCGTGGGTAACCCACCATCCAGATCAAAAGCTAACAAACGAGAAAGGGGTCAGTCAGCTGATTCCAAGGACGGAGATAAAAGAGGAAAAG AGTCTGGGCCAAAACCGAAAAGGCGCAAAAGTAAATCGAAAGATGAAA GTAAAAAGAACCAACCTGATTCTAAAGCAAGGTCAAGTAGTGTCAGTGATGTTCAg AACTCCAATCCTTATCTTTACATTTTCAACTCTGAAATGGCGAATAATGCAGCCAACATGGTCACACAACAGAAGGTGCCTTCCATAATATCCTACCATCATTCCTTTCAAGGAAACTGTCGTCTCCTGCCATCAAAAAACACCCCATCTGGGTTTAACCTGcgttccccccaccctacaacaacaacaacagcaaacgGCGGGGTTATAAAAACGGAACCTAAAAGCTCCTTCCGTAGCCCCCTACCCATGTCAGGCTCCCCGATGGTCTCAAACCAGCGGCCTCCAAAATCAGACTCCGCAGGCCTTCTTAGTCCATTAAATAACCGAAACCAAAAAGCTGAAGAAACAAAGGATACCCAGCCAACAGCAGCTGTGAAACAAGAGAGCGAGGCTGCACAGGAAGTTACTAACCAACAGTCCCCTAATTCCCAG GTTAAAAATGAGGGTGGTGACAAGAATCTATCTGATGAGCAAATACGCCATCGCATGAAATCGCTCAACAGAATACAGAACCTCAAGAGCATGTTGCTTCCTGATGCAGAACGGAGGGATTCAGCTGGGGAACAAG CTCATGTACCATCGTCAGCTGAGGGACCAAGTTGGGCGACGCAAGCTCCCGGTGCTGTTCGAGGCAACTATGCGATGACACGCCACTTGGAAAAG GCATACAATGAGGAAAAAAGACGAACCCGAATGATCCACAGTCACCCTGACAACATGCCAGGGGACTTACCCCATGACCCACCACCCCCTTATAACCCCGGGGGTCCCCAACAACGATGGATGGCTCCGGGACACCCGATCCGTGAACCTGGAATGCCCCCTAACCATGAGATGGTAAACCCCCGTTTCCCCCCACACATGGGACTAAGGACACCCGTTCGAATACCCCACGACCGATTACCGCCGGGCATGCATCAGCGCATGAGGTACATGGTGCCTAGCGGTGGGCCAGGAGGCCGAATGCCCATATATACCAACCAACCATCTGGCATGGTGGGGCCTCCTAACCCTTCATCACAACGGTTACCTGGCCCCCACAACCTAAGCAATGAAGCTTACCCCTTCTCAGCtcaactaaaaaaacaagcagCTCGGAACTGTTCAGGTGGCATGCGAGGTCCCCAACCCGGCTTTGACATCCCTAACCCCGGTGACCCAACTATAGGGGGTCGTTTAAGCTCCCCAGAATGGTCGCAATACCCCAACGCAGGAATACCCCACGGTCCACGGTTATCGCACATGGGCGAAAACGTGTCCCCACCCCACGGACACATGGAGCCCGGTATGATGATGACAGGCCCAGGTCCGTTACCATCTCAACCCATGGAGCCCGGGATCGATTCCCGGCTCTCCCACATTGACTCACCCATGAGTATGAGGATGAATAACCCCTCAATGTGTCTTCCTTACAATTTCACCGGAAAAGGTCCGGGGCCGTTACCCAACTACCCCGAAACGTCAATCCCGAACATTGGCCCCAATAACCTGGGTCCGGCCTTCCCCTCCCCCGACATGCAACCCCCTGGGGGCCACATGAGCATAGCACAGGATATATCCAACCCCAGTAGTAGGATGATGGACACGATGGCAAGAAGGGGTGAACCTCGTCCCCCTGACTTGATCATTAACCCAATAAGATCACCCCTCCCATACCAGCAAGCAG GTCGTCATCCCGCCCCCTCCCCCAGCATGGTCCCCAACCCTGCCATGGGTGGTGGCCCCCAGTTTATACAGGGTGACATGACCCCGGGTATGCTGCCCCAGGCTTCACCCCACCACTCCTTACCTCGCTCACCCACAATGATGAATTCACCCGGCATGATGAAGTCACCCATGACGGGGGGAATACCCAACCAAGGTCCATATATGGGCATGGGGCCACAGGTACCCATGCAACAGATGACCATGGAGAGGGGTATGATGCAGGGTGGTCCACCATCTAGCGTCCATGGGGTACCACCACAAGATTGGAACTCGATTCCTCCTTCATCATTACct CCCCAGCACCCACCTTCAAGCATTACCATAGCAAGCTCGAATCACGGCGTTGGATCATCTGCACTCACGGTGATGATTAATCATATGAATACAATCCAAATGCCCACACATTGCCCTCTCTACCAGGACGCG gtgAAAGATACTTCAAGCCCCCCTCCTTTGTCTCACATGAATGGAGGTCCTATGATGAGCCAAGAGCCCCCACCTCTGTCCCACAACCCCAACAGCATGGAGCCTACCATGCCGCTCAACCATGGTGGTAATGGTATGATGGTGCGTGGTATGGTACACCAAGGCATGCCTGGTGGTCCGCCGAGCTACGACCCCGGAATGCAGGGTCCTAGAACCTCAGGGCCCCGAATGTTGGGGCCAATGGATGCATTTCCGGGCGAATACACTCGCTCACCCTCCCAACCTGGGATGCCGATGTCTCCCTCCATGCAAGGTCCTCCTCAAGGGATGATGCAGTCCGGGATGATGGAGATGCATGGTCCTCCATCAGGGTACATGATGCATGGTATGATGGGGGGTGGGGGCCAGCCCCCAAATCACCATGGCAACGGCCAGGGCCTTCCGCCAATGTCAGGAAAACAGTTTCCACCGTTCGACCTTACAGGAATCATTCCGACAGAAAAACCGTCGCAAACTCTGAACTACTTTCCTGGTGGTGGTAACTCTGCGCAGGAAAACCAAATGGAAATGCCCAACAATCCACAAATGTTACTGAGA ATTCACTTACTTATTCATATTCATATTTCAGGTACCCAAACATGA
- the LOC100183322 gene encoding B-cell CLL/lymphoma 9 protein isoform X2 — protein MEVNHIKSSTSPIMGISGNMQTTAKIKGNISSSPVPINYNNCSPHGAIGNNGCRSSSPYTETRGSKPEDSNKTQASGVNSTAVTPAAAQGTPVSATLTASMRPSIGGVTPTKRQNLKITIHPNQSGDSRNPSGVAGSNETKGVAVQARREGPPTNHLTGEKIQRAGKISRSNRANSLGGVNCSARRHTPVETGQLDSHPAKEGSNRVPSLTKVNDKLSQRQSPRTPVDYSASDRDSPFNSYSSPSSNENPHMVTSARAKAKGNFTQDLPTTTTVSHPHRMSRTSSSNSVSDLSMCSEVTDENGHAESSTTTTVSSLSSEISSSGVQYMTRTETSEGTTMNNELRIENELIDSPYDDDTAIVNAINDFTEASGDSLKTRDGIIDSKSREERLQNDKVGLSLDDVDNFRFPDATTVAGDIGPDALNLSAEDIQQTLNSVSAETNLNLGISQGDSAISSTFGDTSMLNNGIPYGTSNVSGDFQPTDISAVLSPSLTTVSIPTSSTASIVTTVVSSLNDVLSTSQTASSTMVSSSVTSSSFSSEGYHSNSSSIFQHQSTNSSTSVSFSPSGPNTAVGRSHLQEILGETDTNRLKNMARPIDSTQYHATTSTSFSSNIIQNNNTNPYVSRSSSLSDVPHPELGPGTPLPNLPPTHHHRFTPPGNSNFQRAMHQRMPNPPHHGFPPGAGPHGPMPHGFELMNQYHEHGGPRPGVHFEPGMHPGGGYNVPSSPQSMPGSQPWQRQGSMGGMMSPHTPMSAGPMGEGNKSPRGPGNFNSFPPKSGNPICGLQSTVNSIPDTFASGPLGSMTKNNNNNMGPPHGGPGIPTPMGMGDFGGTPPPMSCRNSMLPPPSPSILDKRSMSAEGSIVGNPPSRSKANKRERGQSADSKDGDKRGKESGPKPKRRKSKSKDESKKNQPDSKARSSSVSDVQNSNPYLYIFNSEMANNAANMVTQQKVPSIISYHHSFQGNCRLLPSKNTPSGFNLRSPHPTTTTTANGGVIKTEPKSSFRSPLPMSGSPMVSNQRPPKSDSAGLLSPLNNRNQKAEETKDTQPTAAVKQESEAAQEVTNQQSPNSQVKNEGGDKNLSDEQIRHRMKSLNRIQNLKSMLLPDAERRDSAGEQAHVPSSAEGPSWATQAPGAVRGNYAMTRHLEKVRKMVKATPMNAMGPHVSTKENSEWFRLVQAYNEEKRRTRMIHSHPDNMPGDLPHDPPPPYNPGGPQQRWMAPGHPIREPGMPPNHEMVNPRFPPHMGLRTPVRIPHDRLPPGMHQRMRYMVPSGGPGGRMPIYTNQPSGMVGPPNPSSQRLPGPHNLSNEAYPFSAQLKKQAARNCSGGMRGPQPGFDIPNPGDPTIGGRLSSPEWSQYPNAGIPHGPRLSHMGENVSPPHGHMEPGMMMTGPGPLPSQPMEPGIDSRLSHIDSPMSMRMNNPSMCLPYNFTGKGPGPLPNYPETSIPNIGPNNLGPAFPSPDMQPPGGHMSIAQDISNPSSRMMDTMARRGEPRPPDLIINPIRSPLPYQQAGRHPAPSPSMVPNPAMGGGPQFIQGDMTPGMLPQASPHHSLPRSPTMMNSPGMMKSPMTGGIPNQGPYMGMGPQVPMQQMTMERGMMQGGPPSSVHGVPPQDWNSIPPSSLPPQHPPSSITIASSNHGVGSSALTVKDTSSPPPLSHMNGGPMMSQEPPPLSHNPNSMEPTMPLNHGGNGMMVRGMVHQGMPGGPPSYDPGMQGPRTSGPRMLGPMDAFPGEYTRSPSQPGMPMSPSMQGPPQGMMQSGMMEMHGPPSGYMMHGMMGGGGQPPNHHGNGQGLPPMSGKQFPPFDLTGIIPTEKPSQTLNYFPGGGNSAQENQMEMPNNPQMLLRIHLLIHIHISGTQT, from the exons CAAGTGGAGTGAACAGCACTGCAGTTACTCCTGCTGCTGCACAAGGTACACCTGTTTCTGCCaccttgacagcgagcatgaggccTTCTATTGGAGGTGTGACTCCGACGAAACGACAAAACTTGAAGATCACGATTCACCCGAATCAAAGTGGGGATTCGAG GAACCCCAGTGGAGTAGCTGGTTCAAATGAAACCAAAGGAGTAGCTGTGCAAGCCCGTCGTGAAGGACCACCTACCAACCATCTTACTGGTGAAAAAATACAGCGCGCCGGAAAAATCAGTCGCAGTAACCGAGCCAACTCTCTGGGTGGTGTTAACTGCTCTGCAAGGAGGCATACACCGGTGGAGACTGGACAGTTGGACAGCCACCCTGCTAAAGAAGGCAGTAACAGAGTGCCAAGCCTTACTAAGGTGAATGATAAACTGTCGCAACGACAGAGCCCAAGAACTCCTGTTGATTACAGCGCAAGTGACAGAGACTCACCGTTTAATTCATACTCCTCCCCATCCTCAAATGAGAATCCTCATATGGTAACCTCCGCGAGAGCAAAAGCGAAGGGAAATTTCACCCAAGACCTTCCCACCACAACGACTGTATCCCACCCTCACAGAATGAGCAGAACGTCGTCAAGTAACAGTGTTTCGGACCTCAGTATGTGCAGCGAAGTGACGGACGAAAACGGTCACGCTGAGTCCTCCACCACCACCACTGTATCTTCCCTATCAAGTGAAATCAGCTCCAGTGGTGTACAGTATATGACCAGAACTGAAACCAGTGAAGGCACCACTATGAACAACGAGCTACGCATTGAAAACGAGTTGATAGACTCGCCGTACGACGATGACACTGCGATTGTTAACGCAATTAACGATTTCACCGAAGCCAGTGGTGACTCGCTAAAAACTAGGGACGGAATAATCGATTCCAAATCTCGGGAAGAAAGATTGCAAAACGATAAAGTTGGACTCAGTTTAGATGACGTGGATAACTTCCGCTTTCCTGATGCAACCACAGTAGCCGGCGATATCGGTCCAGACGCCCTGAACCTTTCAGCGGAAGACATCCAGCAGACTCTAAACTCAGTTTCAGCGGAAACGAACTTAAACCTTGGCATCTCGCAAGGTGATTCTGCCATCTCGTCCACGTTTGGGGATACCTCCATGTTGAATAATGGAATACCTTACGGGACATCAAACGTTAGCGGTGACTTCCAACCCACGGACATTAGTGCTGTTCTATCACCCTCGCTAACCACTGTATCGATACCTACCTCATCTACTGCAAGTATCGTCACAACAGTGGTCTCTTCATTAAACGATGTCCTCAGCACCTCTCAAACTGCTTCTTCCACAATG GTTTCATCAAGTGTTACATCATCATCATTTTCAAGTGAGGGTTACCATAGCAACAGCAGCTCAATATTCCAACACCAATCCACAAATTCATCCACCTCCGTATCGTTCTCACCCTCTGGTCCCAACACTGCAGTAGGAAGGTCACATCTTCAAGAGATACTTGGTGAAACCGACACAAACAG GTTGAAGAACATGGCACGTCCAATTGATTCAACCCAGTATCACGCCACTACATCTACCTCATTCAGTTCCAACATCATCCAAAATAACAACACCAATCCCTACGTCTCTCGTTCGTCATCGTTATCCGATGTCCCACACCCAGAGTTGGGGCCAGGAACCCCGTTACCCAATTTACCCCCTACCCACCATCACCGTTTCACCCCTCCTGGAAACTCAAACTTTCAGCGAGCCATGCACCAACGGATGCCGAACCCCCCACACCACGGCTTCCCCCCAGGTGCTGGGCCACATGGCCCCATGCCGCACGGCTTCGAGCTCATGAACCAGTACCATGAACACGGGGGTCCACGGCCTGGGGTTCATTTTGAGCCCGGCATGCACCCCGGTGGAGGTTACAATGTCCCTTCGTCACCCCAAAGCATGCCTGGTTCTCAGCCATGGCAGCGGCAAGGGTCAATGGGTGGTATGATGTCGCCCCACACTCCTATGTCAGCAGGGCCCATGGGTGAAGGTAACAAAAGCCCCAGGGGACCAGGTAACTTCAACAGTTTTCCCCCAAAATCCGGCAACCCCATTTGTGGCTTACAAAGCACGGTCAATTCTATACCGGACACCTTTGCGAGTGGACCCCTTGGTTCTATgaccaaaaacaacaacaataacatggGTCCGCCCCATGGGGGTCCAGGTATTCCTACTCCGATGGGCATGGGTGACTTTGGGGGCACACCCCCACCCATGAGTTGCCGAAACAGCATGCTCCCGCCCCCTTCTCCATCAATCCTGGACAAAAGATCAATGAGTGCAGAAGGTAGCATCGTGGGTAACCCACCATCCAGATCAAAAGCTAACAAACGAGAAAGGGGTCAGTCAGCTGATTCCAAGGACGGAGATAAAAGAGGAAAAG AGTCTGGGCCAAAACCGAAAAGGCGCAAAAGTAAATCGAAAGATGAAA GTAAAAAGAACCAACCTGATTCTAAAGCAAGGTCAAGTAGTGTCAGTGATGTTCAg AACTCCAATCCTTATCTTTACATTTTCAACTCTGAAATGGCGAATAATGCAGCCAACATGGTCACACAACAGAAGGTGCCTTCCATAATATCCTACCATCATTCCTTTCAAGGAAACTGTCGTCTCCTGCCATCAAAAAACACCCCATCTGGGTTTAACCTGcgttccccccaccctacaacaacaacaacagcaaacgGCGGGGTTATAAAAACGGAACCTAAAAGCTCCTTCCGTAGCCCCCTACCCATGTCAGGCTCCCCGATGGTCTCAAACCAGCGGCCTCCAAAATCAGACTCCGCAGGCCTTCTTAGTCCATTAAATAACCGAAACCAAAAAGCTGAAGAAACAAAGGATACCCAGCCAACAGCAGCTGTGAAACAAGAGAGCGAGGCTGCACAGGAAGTTACTAACCAACAGTCCCCTAATTCCCAG GTTAAAAATGAGGGTGGTGACAAGAATCTATCTGATGAGCAAATACGCCATCGCATGAAATCGCTCAACAGAATACAGAACCTCAAGAGCATGTTGCTTCCTGATGCAGAACGGAGGGATTCAGCTGGGGAACAAG CTCATGTACCATCGTCAGCTGAGGGACCAAGTTGGGCGACGCAAGCTCCCGGTGCTGTTCGAGGCAACTATGCGATGACACGCCACTTGGAAAAGGTGCGGAAAATGGTTAAGGCTACCCCAATGAATGCCATGGGCCCTCACGTCTCAACCAAAGAGAACAGCGAGTGGTTTAGGCTAGTTCAA GCATACAATGAGGAAAAAAGACGAACCCGAATGATCCACAGTCACCCTGACAACATGCCAGGGGACTTACCCCATGACCCACCACCCCCTTATAACCCCGGGGGTCCCCAACAACGATGGATGGCTCCGGGACACCCGATCCGTGAACCTGGAATGCCCCCTAACCATGAGATGGTAAACCCCCGTTTCCCCCCACACATGGGACTAAGGACACCCGTTCGAATACCCCACGACCGATTACCGCCGGGCATGCATCAGCGCATGAGGTACATGGTGCCTAGCGGTGGGCCAGGAGGCCGAATGCCCATATATACCAACCAACCATCTGGCATGGTGGGGCCTCCTAACCCTTCATCACAACGGTTACCTGGCCCCCACAACCTAAGCAATGAAGCTTACCCCTTCTCAGCtcaactaaaaaaacaagcagCTCGGAACTGTTCAGGTGGCATGCGAGGTCCCCAACCCGGCTTTGACATCCCTAACCCCGGTGACCCAACTATAGGGGGTCGTTTAAGCTCCCCAGAATGGTCGCAATACCCCAACGCAGGAATACCCCACGGTCCACGGTTATCGCACATGGGCGAAAACGTGTCCCCACCCCACGGACACATGGAGCCCGGTATGATGATGACAGGCCCAGGTCCGTTACCATCTCAACCCATGGAGCCCGGGATCGATTCCCGGCTCTCCCACATTGACTCACCCATGAGTATGAGGATGAATAACCCCTCAATGTGTCTTCCTTACAATTTCACCGGAAAAGGTCCGGGGCCGTTACCCAACTACCCCGAAACGTCAATCCCGAACATTGGCCCCAATAACCTGGGTCCGGCCTTCCCCTCCCCCGACATGCAACCCCCTGGGGGCCACATGAGCATAGCACAGGATATATCCAACCCCAGTAGTAGGATGATGGACACGATGGCAAGAAGGGGTGAACCTCGTCCCCCTGACTTGATCATTAACCCAATAAGATCACCCCTCCCATACCAGCAAGCAG GTCGTCATCCCGCCCCCTCCCCCAGCATGGTCCCCAACCCTGCCATGGGTGGTGGCCCCCAGTTTATACAGGGTGACATGACCCCGGGTATGCTGCCCCAGGCTTCACCCCACCACTCCTTACCTCGCTCACCCACAATGATGAATTCACCCGGCATGATGAAGTCACCCATGACGGGGGGAATACCCAACCAAGGTCCATATATGGGCATGGGGCCACAGGTACCCATGCAACAGATGACCATGGAGAGGGGTATGATGCAGGGTGGTCCACCATCTAGCGTCCATGGGGTACCACCACAAGATTGGAACTCGATTCCTCCTTCATCATTACct CCCCAGCACCCACCTTCAAGCATTACCATAGCAAGCTCGAATCACGGCGTTGGATCATCTGCACTCACG gtgAAAGATACTTCAAGCCCCCCTCCTTTGTCTCACATGAATGGAGGTCCTATGATGAGCCAAGAGCCCCCACCTCTGTCCCACAACCCCAACAGCATGGAGCCTACCATGCCGCTCAACCATGGTGGTAATGGTATGATGGTGCGTGGTATGGTACACCAAGGCATGCCTGGTGGTCCGCCGAGCTACGACCCCGGAATGCAGGGTCCTAGAACCTCAGGGCCCCGAATGTTGGGGCCAATGGATGCATTTCCGGGCGAATACACTCGCTCACCCTCCCAACCTGGGATGCCGATGTCTCCCTCCATGCAAGGTCCTCCTCAAGGGATGATGCAGTCCGGGATGATGGAGATGCATGGTCCTCCATCAGGGTACATGATGCATGGTATGATGGGGGGTGGGGGCCAGCCCCCAAATCACCATGGCAACGGCCAGGGCCTTCCGCCAATGTCAGGAAAACAGTTTCCACCGTTCGACCTTACAGGAATCATTCCGACAGAAAAACCGTCGCAAACTCTGAACTACTTTCCTGGTGGTGGTAACTCTGCGCAGGAAAACCAAATGGAAATGCCCAACAATCCACAAATGTTACTGAGA ATTCACTTACTTATTCATATTCATATTTCAGGTACCCAAACATGA